Proteins encoded together in one Planctopirus ephydatiae window:
- the sppA gene encoding signal peptide peptidase SppA — MLSHSFFCRVLGVAMWLAASGLYQSSQSVASEPVLVKPTQEKPAEDAPATSATTTITPGSEKAGTGTAGNKVPEAEVKPLKIAHLKISGALTEGAPLEGLFGETSETLFTLIARLDKAAADKEIQTVVLEFGDLALGRGKIYELRSAISRIRAAGKDVWAYLDSADTTAYLLASACDKIVMPEPAMLMIPGVRAEVWFYKEMLSKLDVEPEVVRIGEFKSAGEPYTRKDMSPEFKKEMDELLDDVYSQIVSTIAESRKIPADKVRELIDTAVFTSEKAKAAGLLDDVQYESGLYEAIKKSHNVTSAKLTRNYGRKKTDADLSGLNGIITLMNALSGQTPASRKSSAPKVGILYASGMISTGSSQNSPLSGEVLGSDTFIKAVRQLRDDDTVKAVVLRIDSPGGSALASDLMWHELELLKAKKPLVASMSDVAGSGGYYIAMGTQKIYAAPGTVTGSIGVVGGKVALEKLYNKLGINVVVLERGKNSGVLSTTTGFTESQREATRLLMNEIYEQFTSKAAAGRKMEVAQLEKLARGRIYSGNRALEIGLVDEIGTLEDAIKGAIALAKIENPAKLERLELPKPGSPLESLLGPMGAESRMEARLEQRLKDLIPTALQPALQDELLMRMLANQPVLTVMPYRLELK, encoded by the coding sequence ATGCTGAGTCATTCGTTTTTCTGTCGAGTTCTGGGCGTCGCCATGTGGCTGGCTGCAAGTGGTCTGTACCAGTCGTCGCAAAGCGTTGCGAGTGAGCCTGTCCTGGTAAAGCCAACGCAGGAAAAGCCAGCGGAAGATGCACCAGCGACTTCGGCCACAACGACCATCACTCCTGGCTCAGAAAAAGCAGGTACGGGAACCGCAGGTAACAAAGTTCCGGAAGCTGAAGTCAAGCCTCTCAAGATTGCTCATTTGAAGATCTCCGGTGCCTTAACTGAGGGAGCACCACTCGAAGGGCTGTTTGGTGAAACTTCAGAAACCTTGTTCACTCTCATTGCTCGCCTCGACAAAGCGGCAGCCGACAAAGAAATCCAAACGGTTGTCCTCGAGTTTGGTGACCTTGCTCTCGGTCGCGGCAAGATCTACGAACTTCGTTCCGCCATTTCCCGCATTCGCGCTGCCGGAAAAGATGTCTGGGCTTATCTTGATTCCGCCGATACCACTGCGTATCTCCTCGCTTCGGCCTGTGACAAAATCGTGATGCCCGAACCCGCCATGCTCATGATCCCCGGCGTGCGGGCTGAAGTCTGGTTCTACAAAGAGATGCTCTCCAAGCTCGATGTAGAGCCCGAAGTGGTGCGGATTGGCGAGTTCAAATCGGCCGGTGAACCTTACACCCGCAAAGATATGAGCCCCGAGTTCAAAAAAGAGATGGATGAACTCCTCGACGACGTCTACTCCCAGATTGTGTCAACCATCGCGGAAAGTCGAAAAATTCCCGCAGACAAAGTTCGCGAGTTGATCGACACCGCCGTCTTCACCAGCGAAAAAGCCAAAGCCGCCGGTCTTCTGGATGATGTGCAGTACGAATCTGGTCTCTATGAGGCGATCAAAAAGTCTCACAATGTTACTTCCGCGAAACTGACTCGCAACTATGGTCGTAAGAAGACAGACGCCGACCTTTCTGGCCTGAATGGCATTATTACTTTGATGAATGCACTCTCCGGGCAAACACCCGCTTCTCGGAAGTCATCGGCACCCAAAGTTGGCATTCTCTATGCCAGTGGCATGATTTCTACCGGCAGCAGCCAGAACAGTCCCCTTTCGGGCGAAGTGCTGGGCTCAGATACGTTTATTAAGGCTGTTCGCCAATTGCGAGACGACGACACCGTGAAGGCAGTTGTGTTGCGGATTGACAGCCCTGGTGGAAGTGCTCTGGCCAGTGATCTCATGTGGCACGAACTGGAACTTCTCAAAGCGAAAAAACCACTCGTCGCCAGCATGAGCGATGTCGCCGGCAGCGGCGGTTATTACATCGCGATGGGAACTCAGAAGATTTACGCTGCCCCCGGAACTGTGACGGGTTCCATCGGTGTCGTCGGTGGCAAGGTGGCACTCGAAAAACTCTACAACAAACTCGGCATTAACGTCGTTGTTCTCGAGCGCGGCAAAAACAGCGGTGTACTCTCGACCACTACGGGCTTTACGGAGTCTCAGCGAGAAGCGACTCGACTGCTAATGAATGAAATTTACGAGCAGTTCACCAGCAAGGCAGCGGCAGGACGAAAAATGGAGGTCGCACAACTGGAAAAGCTGGCCCGCGGCCGGATCTACTCGGGCAATCGTGCTCTCGAAATCGGCCTCGTGGATGAGATCGGCACTTTGGAAGATGCGATCAAGGGAGCCATCGCCCTCGCCAAGATCGAAAACCCCGCCAAGCTCGAACGCCTGGAACTCCCCAAACCTGGCAGTCCACTGGAATCGTTGCTGGGCCCCATGGGTGCTGAATCACGTATGGAAGCCCGTCTGGAACAACGTCTTAAAGATCTGATTCCCACCGCACTTCAACCCGCTCTGCAGGATGAACTGCTCATGCGCATGCTGGCAAATCAACCCGTGCTGACAGTGATGCCCTACCGTCTCGAACTGAAGTAG
- a CDS encoding peptide-binding protein: MRRSARRISFSGLAMVGLLVGTQGCFITSSPPVANQGGGDAAAEKLTAAALKMEQAADRLAAAAERLSKLEVRVASGTGSAPAEVSTEVKPLVSEADPGKAATSAEAKLIREVDELYAKYPDVPRVEILKELDGIEIPRVKAGSGKTLELGAGIPVDVGNPHAASKPSQPVKGDQVIVRFNSEPKSLNPVIEQSAVQTYMGQYIQEALARQDNETFEFVPHLATKWIIEDSVKLSPDYPGKKYRLILSDGSPLPSAEIEYLAPVKKESKGEPEVMKIVVKTVNEEGQAIAKGWVGLFPIGKILGAPTTGYHNWSNEQGELVISGIIPGKYRVLTGSEIYGKVKPLADGAIEVTPLSEENPLKQALPPGQTSLVLKADEYQDIQRETWMTFYLDPRAKWSDGTPFTSTDLKFAFAVLNNNTVDCDAVRTYYSDLTDLDALSPLVVRMRYRQQYFKAFEFGAGIGLYTPPFEFFKNRLKTQTTEPAITGYELTLDRLTEAEEDAQKKVSAHGKRFGKFFNLDTAYNQTPLGTGPYMVESWKKTDRVILSRNDSYWLPERSGYLDKLIFRFLPDNTTALQSLRAGEIDFNYRMDPEQFTKDLAGPPDWFKDKFIKADWYTPNYGYYCWNLNRPYFKDQRVRMALAMLFEKEAFLKNKMYNLGTMVSGSQYYFGPGYDHSVKSVDYSPETARDLLATAGWIDTNRDGILDRDGVKLSFEALIPPGNPVIDDRTALLQKTLKQVGVDMQISRMEWAAFVERLKAKDFDVVTLSWAMPVESDPFQLWHSSGATPESRGSNAGSFANNLADELIEKIRVTLEPDKRALLNYSLHRLLDAQQPYLFLYCSKDLGAYHKRFRGVKWYRLRPGFDLAEWYVPKDEQVHKSE, from the coding sequence ATGCGGAGATCCGCACGAAGGATTTCTTTCAGTGGGTTGGCAATGGTCGGCCTGCTTGTCGGAACTCAGGGATGTTTCATCACATCATCTCCACCTGTTGCGAATCAGGGCGGGGGAGATGCAGCAGCCGAAAAACTCACCGCGGCAGCTCTCAAGATGGAACAGGCCGCTGATCGACTCGCTGCCGCAGCCGAACGATTGTCGAAGCTCGAAGTGAGGGTGGCTTCCGGGACAGGCTCCGCTCCTGCAGAAGTGAGCACAGAAGTCAAACCTCTCGTATCCGAGGCTGATCCAGGCAAAGCTGCAACCTCTGCCGAAGCCAAACTGATCCGCGAAGTTGATGAGCTCTACGCCAAATACCCCGATGTCCCTCGAGTCGAAATCCTGAAAGAACTCGATGGCATCGAAATTCCTCGTGTCAAAGCCGGCAGCGGCAAAACGCTGGAATTGGGTGCAGGCATACCAGTGGACGTCGGGAACCCGCACGCGGCGAGCAAACCCAGCCAACCGGTCAAGGGTGATCAGGTCATTGTGCGGTTCAATTCCGAGCCCAAATCGTTGAACCCCGTCATCGAACAGTCAGCAGTCCAAACCTACATGGGCCAATACATTCAGGAAGCTCTGGCGCGGCAGGACAATGAGACCTTCGAGTTCGTGCCTCACCTCGCCACAAAATGGATCATCGAAGATTCCGTCAAGCTCTCGCCTGATTATCCCGGTAAGAAATATCGCCTCATCCTGAGTGACGGCAGCCCGCTTCCCTCAGCTGAAATCGAGTATCTGGCACCTGTCAAGAAGGAATCGAAAGGCGAACCCGAAGTCATGAAGATCGTTGTCAAAACGGTCAATGAGGAAGGTCAGGCGATTGCCAAAGGCTGGGTTGGCCTTTTCCCCATCGGCAAGATTCTGGGAGCGCCAACTACTGGCTATCACAACTGGAGCAATGAACAAGGCGAACTCGTCATCAGCGGGATCATTCCCGGCAAGTACCGCGTCCTGACGGGGAGCGAGATTTATGGAAAAGTGAAGCCGCTAGCCGATGGAGCTATCGAAGTCACTCCGCTTTCCGAAGAGAATCCGCTCAAGCAGGCACTTCCACCCGGCCAGACATCGCTCGTTCTCAAAGCCGATGAATACCAGGATATTCAGCGCGAGACGTGGATGACGTTTTATCTCGATCCCCGAGCCAAATGGTCTGATGGCACTCCCTTTACGAGTACCGATCTCAAGTTTGCCTTTGCAGTCTTGAACAACAACACGGTTGATTGCGATGCCGTTCGTACCTATTACTCAGATCTCACAGATCTGGATGCCCTTTCGCCGCTGGTCGTGCGCATGCGGTATCGGCAGCAATATTTCAAAGCCTTTGAGTTTGGTGCTGGCATTGGCCTCTACACCCCTCCTTTTGAGTTCTTCAAGAATCGACTGAAAACGCAGACCACCGAACCTGCGATCACAGGCTACGAACTGACTCTCGATCGACTCACTGAAGCGGAAGAAGATGCTCAGAAAAAGGTGAGTGCGCACGGAAAACGGTTCGGAAAATTCTTTAATCTCGACACGGCCTACAACCAGACGCCTCTGGGAACTGGCCCTTACATGGTCGAAAGCTGGAAGAAGACCGATCGCGTCATTCTCAGCAGAAATGACAGCTACTGGCTGCCCGAACGCAGTGGTTACCTTGATAAGCTGATCTTCCGTTTTCTTCCCGATAATACGACCGCGCTGCAATCGTTGCGTGCCGGTGAAATTGATTTCAATTACCGGATGGATCCCGAGCAATTCACCAAGGATTTGGCTGGTCCGCCCGATTGGTTCAAAGACAAGTTCATCAAAGCTGATTGGTACACCCCCAACTACGGTTATTACTGCTGGAATCTCAACCGGCCCTACTTCAAAGACCAGCGTGTGCGCATGGCTCTGGCTATGCTGTTCGAGAAAGAAGCGTTCCTGAAAAACAAGATGTACAATCTGGGAACGATGGTCAGTGGCAGCCAGTACTACTTTGGTCCCGGCTATGACCACTCGGTCAAATCGGTCGATTACAGTCCTGAAACGGCTCGCGATCTCCTCGCGACCGCTGGGTGGATCGATACAAATCGGGATGGCATTCTTGACCGAGACGGTGTGAAACTCAGCTTCGAAGCTCTGATCCCGCCTGGCAATCCCGTGATTGACGACCGCACAGCTCTGCTGCAGAAAACACTGAAGCAGGTCGGGGTCGACATGCAGATTTCCCGCATGGAATGGGCGGCTTTTGTCGAGCGACTCAAAGCCAAGGATTTCGATGTTGTCACCCTCTCGTGGGCCATGCCTGTTGAGAGTGATCCCTTCCAGCTCTGGCACAGTTCGGGAGCTACGCCTGAATCGCGAGGCAGTAATGCGGGATCTTTTGCGAACAATCTGGCCGATGAACTGATCGAGAAAATTCGAGTCACGCTTGAACCCGATAAGCGGGCGCTTCTGAACTATTCACTCCATCGACTGCTCGATGCCCAGCAGCCCTATTTGTTCCTTTATTGCTCAAAAGACCTGGGGGCGTATCACAAACGCTTCCGGGGGGTGAAGTGGTATCGTCTGCGGCCCGGTTTTGATCTGGCTGAGTGGTATGTCCCCAAGGATGAGCAGGTTCATAAGTCGGAATAA
- a CDS encoding ABC transporter permease → MATYIFRRLLLMIPTLFGILVLSFIVIKSTPGDPASGRFGGAASAQGGMNAERGTEDAEKAFRKNFKLDEPLYVQFFWFVGRIFRGEMIYYTKQGSIWPDLIPAMKITLMINSIVFLLVYLLAIPMGIFSATAPHSTGDRIMTLTLFVLYSLPSFWVAEMLRLGVLESNLGLPVSGLQSPNADRLSLLPWLWDYTLHLVLPILCMTYASLAYISRQMRAGMLEVVRQDYIRTAKAKGCSPARVIWVHALRNSLFPIITLFASLLPALIGGSVIIEYIFNIPGMGKLTIDSVFSREYDMILVTMMLSAVLTLLGILISDIMYVLVDPRVSFESKN, encoded by the coding sequence ATGGCGACGTATATCTTTCGACGACTGCTGCTGATGATTCCGACATTGTTCGGAATTCTCGTGCTGTCATTCATCGTCATTAAATCCACACCTGGCGATCCTGCCTCTGGTCGTTTTGGTGGTGCTGCCTCAGCGCAAGGCGGAATGAATGCCGAGCGTGGGACTGAGGACGCGGAAAAAGCCTTCCGTAAGAACTTCAAACTGGATGAACCGCTGTATGTCCAGTTTTTCTGGTTTGTGGGCCGCATCTTCCGTGGCGAGATGATTTATTACACCAAGCAAGGCTCCATCTGGCCTGATCTCATCCCGGCAATGAAGATCACACTCATGATCAACTCGATCGTGTTCTTGCTGGTCTATCTCCTGGCAATTCCCATGGGGATCTTCAGTGCCACCGCCCCTCACAGCACGGGCGATCGAATCATGACGCTCACTCTGTTTGTGCTCTACAGCCTCCCGTCCTTCTGGGTGGCGGAAATGCTGCGGCTGGGAGTGCTCGAATCGAATTTAGGCCTCCCAGTCAGCGGATTGCAGAGCCCCAATGCCGATCGATTGAGTCTGCTCCCCTGGCTTTGGGACTACACACTGCATCTGGTGCTCCCGATACTTTGTATGACCTACGCGTCGTTGGCCTACATCAGTCGACAAATGCGGGCCGGCATGCTTGAAGTCGTCCGGCAGGATTACATTCGCACAGCCAAAGCCAAAGGCTGTAGCCCCGCGCGAGTCATCTGGGTGCATGCCCTGCGCAACAGCCTCTTTCCCATCATCACGTTATTCGCTTCACTTCTTCCCGCTCTGATTGGCGGCAGTGTCATCATCGAGTACATCTTCAACATTCCCGGCATGGGCAAACTCACCATCGACAGTGTGTTTTCGCGTGAGTACGACATGATTCTCGTCACGATGATGCTTTCAGCAGTCTTGACGCTCCTTGGAATTCTGATTTCCGACATCATGTACGTTCTGGTCGATCCCCGCGTCTCGTTCGAAAGCAAGAACTGA
- a CDS encoding ABC transporter permease, with product MAADRPFDTTTPSSSQLTGPTAASGASPVAAGEKVASPLSTSSTSSTGVQTSRSEQSQAAQIWREFKKRKLAVCAAILMIVEIMIAVFAPFIANDRPMAFRGVNRFEFQQLIQTVESLMAMANGESRQESGAAKKVYPVLEKARSLLETAAAEIDVSTSNGSESHQQFEGLIRRIQDMQKPLGSFPDQTSALPPELIQGIQALLKDVKTLKKSELPPLLSRWYFPALVQLNGIDFWFIAAAIFWPVWWLTTRLWTFAYRQPRWLQLLVLAGVPTLAAGIWVEINPSRLDQTNYKQGVLTAYDFSRTAPVIFDVVVWPLVPFGIDEYDTTNQTQPPAFSLKEPQKLATPWDRPHWLGTNHNGVDLLTLLIWGARISLSVGLVAVLIYMSIGIVLGALAGYFRGWVDILISRLIEVVICFPTLFLVLTIVALLKPSLINIMIVIGLTGWTGVARLVRSEFLRLVNQEFVLAGKSIGFSSTRLIFRHILPNALAPVVVAATFGIAGAILLESSLSFLGLGVRVPTPSWGTILSEGRTRLLQAPWQMTYPGFAIFITVTCYNLIGEALRDAADPRLRGTR from the coding sequence ATGGCTGCGGATCGCCCATTCGACACGACAACGCCTTCATCGTCTCAGCTGACCGGGCCAACGGCAGCGAGTGGAGCCTCTCCAGTCGCTGCTGGTGAGAAGGTGGCCTCACCTCTCAGTACGAGTTCAACCTCGTCTACGGGTGTTCAAACCTCTCGCAGTGAACAGTCGCAGGCCGCTCAGATCTGGCGCGAGTTCAAGAAACGAAAACTCGCTGTCTGTGCTGCCATTCTGATGATCGTCGAGATCATGATTGCGGTCTTTGCACCGTTCATTGCGAATGACAGGCCGATGGCCTTTCGCGGCGTGAACCGCTTCGAATTTCAGCAGTTGATTCAGACTGTGGAATCTCTGATGGCAATGGCCAATGGTGAAAGTCGCCAGGAAAGTGGGGCGGCAAAAAAGGTCTATCCAGTTCTGGAAAAGGCCCGGTCACTGCTGGAAACAGCCGCTGCAGAGATCGATGTCTCCACATCCAACGGCAGCGAATCTCACCAGCAATTTGAGGGTTTGATCCGACGAATTCAGGATATGCAGAAACCCCTCGGCTCGTTTCCCGACCAGACCTCGGCGTTGCCGCCAGAACTGATTCAGGGAATTCAGGCACTTCTTAAAGATGTCAAAACGCTGAAGAAAAGCGAATTGCCTCCACTTCTTTCCCGCTGGTACTTTCCGGCTCTCGTACAACTCAATGGAATCGACTTCTGGTTTATTGCCGCTGCCATTTTCTGGCCTGTCTGGTGGTTGACCACGCGCCTGTGGACGTTTGCTTATCGACAACCCCGCTGGCTACAACTGCTCGTTCTGGCTGGCGTTCCCACACTGGCTGCAGGCATTTGGGTCGAAATCAACCCCTCTCGACTCGATCAGACCAATTACAAGCAAGGTGTGCTGACGGCCTACGACTTCTCCCGCACAGCCCCAGTGATCTTCGATGTCGTCGTCTGGCCGCTCGTCCCTTTCGGCATCGATGAGTACGACACGACCAATCAGACACAGCCGCCGGCCTTTTCGCTCAAGGAACCGCAAAAACTTGCTACGCCGTGGGATCGCCCACACTGGCTGGGGACAAATCACAATGGTGTCGATCTCCTGACACTTCTCATCTGGGGAGCACGCATCAGCCTTTCGGTAGGTCTGGTCGCGGTATTGATCTACATGTCGATCGGGATTGTGCTCGGTGCGCTGGCGGGCTACTTCCGCGGTTGGGTCGATATTCTGATCTCACGCCTGATTGAAGTCGTCATCTGCTTCCCGACGTTATTCCTCGTGCTGACGATTGTGGCCCTCCTCAAGCCCAGCCTGATCAATATCATGATTGTCATCGGCTTGACCGGCTGGACAGGTGTGGCCCGGTTGGTTCGCAGCGAGTTTTTGCGGCTGGTGAATCAGGAATTTGTGCTGGCTGGCAAGTCGATTGGCTTTTCCTCCACGCGGCTCATTTTCCGCCATATCCTCCCGAATGCCCTGGCACCTGTGGTGGTGGCGGCCACATTTGGCATTGCGGGCGCCATCCTGCTCGAAAGCTCACTGTCATTTTTAGGGCTGGGTGTCCGTGTTCCCACACCGTCTTGGGGCACAATTCTCAGTGAAGGCCGCACTCGCCTGCTCCAGGCTCCCTGGCAGATGACTTACCCCGGATTCGCCATTTTTATCACCGTCACTTGTTACAACCTGATTGGAGAGGCGCTGCGGGATGCGGCTGATCCAAGACTTCGCGGCACACGATAA
- the ilvB gene encoding biosynthetic-type acetolactate synthase large subunit has translation MAIVERPQTKTQTINGAEILVRGLIRQGVDVIFAYPGGCSMPLHQALTFHPDEIRTILPRHEQGGGFAAQGVARTTGEVGVCMATSGPGATNLVTAIADAKMDSIPLVAITGQVPTTVIGTDAFQETPIVEICRAITKAHYLITDVRDTARIVKEAFYIARTGRPGPVLIDFPKNVQLATVEEEIDLDPPMNLPGYHPEIRKPTSTQIREILAAIRESKKPIFYIGGGVVQSDASEEFTKFALKTGIPVATTVMGIGAFPGDHPQSLHMLGMHGTAYSNMAIAEADLLIALGVRFDDRVTGKLDEFAKHGRIIHVDIDPSELHKNKKAHIPIVGNVKDVLHGLNALVSDDDIPEMDAWWRQLNEWRDKYPLKYRDSGDFIIPQYAIDELWRQTKDRDAYVSVGVGQHQMFAAQFYKFSKPRRWLSSSGLGTMGFGLPAAMGVQAAFPDALSIDIDGDGCMLMNVQELATLACEKLPVKILLLNNQHLGMVVQWEDRFHEGNRAHTYLGPIDHPEAVGAGDGTHYEETYPNFVQIAKGFGVEASQVRSKKEFPAAVAKMLAYPGPYLLDVLTPYQEHVLPMIPSGKTVKDIILE, from the coding sequence GTGGCGATCGTCGAGCGACCGCAGACCAAAACGCAAACCATCAACGGCGCGGAAATTCTGGTGCGGGGGCTAATTCGTCAGGGTGTAGACGTCATTTTCGCCTACCCTGGTGGATGTAGTATGCCGCTGCACCAGGCACTGACCTTCCACCCGGACGAGATCCGCACGATCCTCCCGCGTCATGAACAGGGTGGCGGATTCGCCGCACAGGGTGTGGCCCGCACAACCGGTGAAGTCGGCGTGTGTATGGCGACCAGTGGCCCCGGTGCCACGAATCTCGTCACCGCAATCGCTGATGCCAAGATGGATAGTATTCCGCTGGTGGCCATTACTGGTCAAGTTCCCACCACAGTTATCGGCACCGATGCTTTTCAAGAAACACCGATTGTCGAGATCTGTCGCGCGATCACCAAGGCCCATTACCTGATCACCGATGTGCGCGATACTGCACGCATCGTTAAAGAGGCCTTCTATATCGCCCGCACCGGGCGACCAGGCCCTGTGCTCATCGACTTCCCGAAGAACGTGCAGCTCGCCACGGTTGAGGAAGAGATCGATCTCGATCCCCCGATGAATCTGCCCGGTTACCATCCGGAGATTCGCAAACCGACCTCGACTCAGATTCGCGAAATTCTGGCGGCAATCCGCGAATCCAAGAAGCCAATTTTTTACATCGGTGGTGGTGTCGTTCAATCGGATGCATCCGAAGAGTTCACCAAGTTCGCTCTCAAGACGGGCATCCCGGTCGCCACGACTGTGATGGGGATCGGGGCTTTCCCGGGTGATCATCCGCAGTCGCTGCACATGCTCGGCATGCATGGTACGGCCTACTCGAATATGGCCATCGCTGAAGCCGACCTGCTCATTGCTCTGGGTGTACGTTTCGATGATCGCGTCACAGGGAAACTCGACGAGTTCGCCAAGCATGGCCGCATCATCCACGTCGATATCGATCCTTCGGAACTTCACAAGAACAAAAAAGCTCACATCCCGATTGTTGGGAACGTGAAGGATGTTCTCCATGGGCTAAATGCTCTGGTGAGCGATGATGACATTCCTGAGATGGATGCCTGGTGGCGGCAACTCAATGAATGGCGCGACAAATATCCTTTGAAATACCGCGATTCGGGAGACTTTATCATCCCGCAGTACGCGATTGACGAGCTCTGGCGACAGACCAAAGATCGCGATGCTTACGTCAGTGTGGGGGTGGGTCAGCACCAGATGTTTGCAGCTCAGTTCTACAAGTTCAGCAAGCCTCGCCGCTGGCTGAGCAGCTCGGGACTGGGAACGATGGGTTTCGGTTTGCCAGCCGCCATGGGTGTTCAGGCCGCCTTCCCCGATGCTTTGAGTATTGATATCGATGGTGATGGCTGCATGCTCATGAATGTTCAGGAGCTGGCCACTCTTGCCTGCGAAAAACTCCCCGTGAAAATTCTCCTGTTGAACAATCAGCACCTGGGGATGGTGGTTCAGTGGGAAGATCGCTTCCATGAAGGGAATCGGGCACACACCTATCTGGGGCCGATCGATCACCCGGAAGCCGTAGGCGCCGGGGATGGAACTCACTACGAAGAGACCTATCCAAACTTTGTGCAGATCGCCAAAGGCTTTGGTGTCGAAGCGAGTCAGGTGCGGAGTAAGAAGGAGTTCCCGGCAGCGGTTGCCAAAATGCTGGCTTACCCGGGGCCCTACCTACTCGATGTGCTGACACCGTACCAGGAACATGTTCTGCCCATGATCCCCAGTGGGAAAACGGTGAAAGATATCATCCTCGAGTAG